From Lytechinus pictus isolate F3 Inbred chromosome 6, Lp3.0, whole genome shotgun sequence, the proteins below share one genomic window:
- the LOC129263919 gene encoding zinc finger protein 62 homolog, with amino-acid sequence MMEEEEEMMVVEGQGHIELDEQVDREAVIIMNALAGEAHGNTTFQIISHDGQVHIASEDSGHVTQHLDQNGQPIIAVNLAFAQEGQDLQQLGLTESIYVELPVAEQNTEMIVEDDHHHSNHTQESLLEIVERGEVDKLPNQAEAIEINLETIGRDRLPTNHSIDTVIQIPDELTNQSADNMNQEASLTNENSTPALLESEVTNQCSVILRPDSCLTNETAEPVMMESELTNQSADTITPQVGLTNQSTDTITPQVGLTNQNTDTITPQVGSTNQSTDTITPQVGSTNQSTKTVTPQVGSTNQSADPVTPQVGLANQSTDTITPQVGLANQSTDTMNPETEVTNVSAGREAELTNESADTVIRETEINNQNATSVTKRSNNAELEQSSNKTQGTKRDSNMKSVSRGTPRKQAPVKTPEASHKVCHYCWKEFRTERQHRAHEKSHAKEESPYLCRYCNKLFDTDGQRMKHMKQKHSLSKCEECEACFDNEALLAKHMMLHSRPKMFMCNICGSMFTKESYLICHKVVHEEEELGETMEAAVDETANNKYISHVRSIGKTVDEGQEEVTETLVEGQEEMTKTVDEGQEEVTETVDEGQEEMTKTVDEGQEEMTKTVDEAENDEDEDGEEVDDNDSDWEEPASKKFKCDECEKSFNSQKGLKMHQRLVHVDIKKEPSSSEEEEIVKKKTKEGKGERAECPVCKKTFVSVRQLTRHESTHASWDCPHCSKSFRTSWILKEHLNTHTGERPYKCTQCEKTFGSYGGLRRHKIIHQGTKPYKCDLCDMRFSDASSLKSHKKRHAGDKQVECDVCQMKFYTGFQMRTHRLTHGGQDHKEEKLLRCDGCPKAFLSPSSLEKHKISGKCGKQFSCPFCSETFLYKKEREKHMETHTEYVTKEGKSTDNTKKSTNKIFKCPICKQDFPNLRTFTMHSKKHGKQGKVYACEVCNKIFSTSVSLKYHMKLHTGQGPKCSVCNKTFYNAKSLRRHERIHTGQKPFKCGFCEKSFSDQSACASHMRVHSAEKPFKCSFCDKGFRQKGQRTMHEKKVHRKGMEDKGEIQSSEDTGLKMVYRCRICKREFEEKEELIKHKETHEELNNEEEEMIPMPAKVTKAKKEVQTFKCDICDHTFAQKSYLVRHQRVHTGEKPYGCSLCDKRFSDKTSQRRHKSIHTGAKPFLCDLCGKSFRDKSYLNLHKRMHLGDRPYECNICSRRFVRQNFLNAHMKLHQGIKPKKPPQKIFTCDICNRVLRSKSSYYTHLRIHTGVKPFLCTFCGKAFPTKPRLVNHVRVHTGEKPYVCDVCNKAFTEPGTLRRHKIIHTGLKPYKCGTCDRAFADKSALNSHVKMHTGEKSHSCEVCGKMFWTATNMRAHAKTHRKKTLFECGVCQKQILGQENLTAHLVEHEAEQRVASQALAETMMAAQVMMDNVTEVVIQEDVVTTENTEFQCEICEKFFKTKKTLQKHKVIHDEEKRFECEVCHKRFARKSYLVSHSTIHTGEKPYTCEDCGRQFRDRSSMKRHMNTHRGVKRYECNVCQKQFTDKSAANIHLRIHTGEKPYECYECKMCFTQSGHLVDHMIKNH; translated from the exons AGAGTTTGCTAGAGATTGTTGAGAGAGGTGAGGTCGACAAGTTACCTAATCAAGCAGAGGCGATAGAAATCAATTTAGAAACCATAGGCAGAGATAGACTACCAACCAATCATAGCATAGATACTGTTATACAAATACCAGATgaattgaccaatcagagcgctgATAATATGAACCAAGAAGCTAGCTTAACCAATGAGAACTCTACTCCTGCCTTACTTGAATCTGAAGTGACCAACCAGTGTTCAGTTATCTTGAGACCAGATTCTTGTTTGACAAATGAGACTGCAGAACCCGTCATGATGGAGTCAgaattgaccaatcagagcgcagatACTATCACACCACAAGTTggattgaccaatcagagcacaGATACTATCACACCTCAAGTTggattgaccaatcagaacacAGATACTATCACACCTCAAGTTGGATCGACCAATCAGAGCACAGATACTATCACACCTCAAGTTGGATCGACCAATCAGAGCACAAAAACTGTCACACCTCAAGTTGGAtcgaccaatcagagcgcagatCCTGTCACCCCTCAAGTTGGATTGGCCAATCAGAGCACAGATACTATCACACCTCAAGTTGGATTGGCCAATCAGAGCACAGACACCATGAACCCAGAAACAGAGGTGACCAATGTTAGTGCAGGTCGGGAGGCTGAGTTGACCAATGAGAGTGCAGATACTGTGATAAGAGAAACTGAGATCAACAATCAGAATGCTACGTCAGTAACAAAACGCTCAAATAATGCAGAGCTAGAGCAATCCTCTAATAAAACCCAAG GAACCAAACGTGATTCCAATATGAAGTCTGTGTCAAGGGGTACCCCCAGGAAACAAGCTCCAGTAAAGACACCAGAAGCATCCCATAAAGTCTGTCATTACTGCTGGAAAGAGTTCAGAACAGAAAGGCAACACCGTGCCCATGAGAAATCTCATGCCAAAGAAGAATCACCTTACCTTTGTCGCTACTGCAATAAGTTATTTGACACAGATGGACAGAGGATGAAACACATGAAGCAGAAACATTCCCTTTCTAAATGTGAAGAATGTGAGGCTTGCTTTGATAATGAGGCACTTCTTGCAAAGCATATGATGTTGCATAGTCGGCCTAAGATGTTTATGTGTAATATCTGTGGGTCAATGTTTACCAAGGAGAGTTACCTCATCTGCCATAAGGTTGTCCATGAAGAAGAAGAGCTTGGGGAGACTATGGAAGCAGCAGTAGATGAGACAGCAAATAATAAGTATATCAGCCATGTGAGATCAATAGGGAAGACTGTAGATGAAGGACAGGAAGAGGTGACAGAGACTTTAGTTGAAGGACAGGAAGAGATGACGAAGACTGTAGATGAAGGACAGGAAGAGGTAACAGAGACTGTAGATGAAGGACAGGAAGAGATGACGAAGACTGTAGATGAAGGACAGGAAGAGATGACGAAGACTGTAGATGAAGCAGAgaatgatgaagatgaggatGGTGAAGAGGTTGATGACAATGACAGTGATTGGGAAGAACCTGCCTCAAAGAAGTTTAAATGTGATGAATGTGAGAAATCCTTCAACTCACAGAAAGGTTTGAAGATGCATCAGAGATTGGTTCATGTAGACATAAAAAAAGAGCCATCAAGCAGTGAGGAAGAAGAGATAGTCAAGAAGAAAACGAAGGAAGGAAAGGGTGAAAGAGCCGAGTGTCCAGTGTGCAAGAAGACCTTTGTGAGTGTGCGTCAGTTGACTCGGCATGAATCCACACATGCAAGTTGGGATTGTCCACACTGCTCAAAGAGTTTCCGGACATCCTGGATTCTCAAAGAACATCTCAACACGCACACAGGAGAACGCCCTTACAAATGTACCCAGTGTGAAAAAACCTTCGGGAGCTATGGAGGTCTGAGACGACACAAGATCATCCACCAAGGTACCAAGCCATACAAATGTGATCTGTGTGATATGAGATTCAGTGATGCCTCATCGTTGAAAAGCCATAAGAAACGCCATGCAGGTGACAAGCAGGTGGAATGCGATGTTTGTCAGATGAAGTTTTACACTGGGTTTCAGATGAGAACCCATCGACTGACACACGGAGGACAGGACCACAAAGAAGAGAAGCTCCTGCGATGCGATGGGTGTCCCAAAGCATTCCTTAGCCCGAGCAGTTtggaaaaacacaaaatatcaGGTAAATGTGGAAAGCAGTTCTCCTGTCCTTTCTGCTCTGAAACATTCCTTtacaagaaagagagagaaaaacacaTGGAGACCCATACCGAGTATGTCACCAAAGAAGGCAAATCAACAGATAACACCAAGAAATCTACAAACAAGATCTTCAAGTGCCCAATATGCAAGCAGGATTTTCCTAATCTTCGTACCTTCACCATGCATAGCAAGAAACATGGTAAACAAGGGAAAGTCTATGCATGTGAGGTGTGTAATAAGATATTCTCTACGTCTGTCAGTCTAAAGTATCACATGAAGCTACATACCGGTCAAGGTCCCAAGTGCTCCGTGTGTAACAAAACCTTCTACAACGCCAAATCACTCAGGAGGCATGAACGCATACACACCGGCCAAAAACCTTTCAAGTGTGGTTTTTGCGAGAAGTCTTTCAGTGACCAGAGTGCGTGTGCGTCACATATGAGAGTGCACTCTGCGGAGAAACCCTTCAAATGTTCGTTCTGTGATAAAGGGTTTCGTCAGAAAGGACAACGTACAATGCATGAGAAGAAAGTCCATAGGAAAGGAATGGAAGACAAGGGAGAGATTCAAAGCTCTGAAGATACTGGTCTCAAGATGGTGTATAGATGCCGTATCTGTAAAAGAGAGTTTGAGGAGAAGGAAGAGCTGATTAAACATAAAGAAACCCACGAAGAACTGAATAATGAAGAGGAAGAGATGATCCCTATGCCAGCTAAGGTAACCAAAGCAAAGAAAGAGGTGCAGACATTCAAGTGTGATATATGTGACCATACATTTGCCCAAAAGAGTTACCTAGTGCGTCATCAAAGGGTACACACTGGTGAGAAACCATACGGCTGTTCCCTCTGCGATAAAAGGTTTTCTGATAAGACCTCCCAACGTCGGCATAAGTCCATCCATACGGGAGCAAAGCCATTCTTATGCGATCTTTGTGGCAAGTCTTTTCGGGACAAATCATATCTGAATCTTCACAAGCGGATGCACTTAGGAGACAGACCATATGAATGTAACATTTGTTCTCGTAGGTTTGTACGGCAGAACTTCCTCAATGCTCACATGAAACTTCATCAAGGTATCAAACCAAAAAAGCCTCCGCAGAAAATATTCACTTGTGATATCTGCAACAGAGTCTTAAGGTCTAAATCAAGTTATTATACACACTTGAGAATACACACAGGTGTGAAGCCATTCTTGTGTACTTTTTGTGGCAAGGCCTTCCCAACCAAACCTCGTCTTGTCAACCATGTACGTGTGCATACGGGAGAGAAACCGTACGTGTGCGATGTCTGCAATAAAGCCTTCACAGAACCTGGAACACTCAGAAGGCATAAGATCATCCATACTGGGTTGAAACCTTACAAATGTGGAACATGTGATCGAGCATTTGCAGACAAAAGTGCCCTTAACTCTCATGTTAAAATGCATACAGGTGAGAAGTCACATTCCTGTGAAGTATGCGGGAAGATGTTCTGGACTGCTACTAATATGAGAGCGCATGCTAAGACACATCGGAAGAAGACGCTCTTTGAATGCGGCGTTTGTCAGAAACAAATCCTTGGACAAGAGAACTTGACAGCTCATTTAGTTGAGCATGAAGCAGAACAGCGTGTCGCATCTCAGGCTTTAGCTGAAACCATGATGGCTGCACAGGTTATGATGGACAATGTCACAGAGGTTGTTATCCAGGAAGATGTTGTCACGACTGAAAACACAGAATTCCAGTGTGAAATCTGTGAAAAGTTCTTCAAGACTAAGAAAACTCTTCAGAAACATAAGGTCATACACGATGAGGAGAAGCGCTTTGAGTGCGAGGTCTGTCATAAACGCTTTGCCAGGAAATCTTACTTAGTTAGCCATTCTACGATCCATACCGGTGAGAAGCCATATACCTGTGAGGATTGCGGAAGACAGTTCAGGGATCGTAGCTCTATGAAGCGGCATATGAATACACATAGAGGAGTAAAGCGTTATGAATGTAATGTATGTCAGAAACAATTTACTGATAAGAGTGCTGCTAATATTCATCTTAGGATACATACCGGTGAAAAACCTTATGAATGTTATGAATGTAAGATGTGTTTCACACAAAGTGGTCATCTTGTAGATCATATGATCAAAAACCATTGA